From a region of the Sporanaerobacter acetigenes DSM 13106 genome:
- a CDS encoding 5-oxoproline transporter, DUF969 family subunit: MNYLVLLGVLVVIVGFALKLDSILIIAVAAIVTAITGRMGIVEFLDVFGATFVGSRYMNVFLIVLLLTGTLERNGLKHAAAKLIGKFKGATPAHVLGVYSVLRGILGAFNVGLGGVAGFTRPVLMPMCQATIETKGYKANEEHMDHVKGMAAGVENIVWFFTQVLFIGGSGGLLVKGAMESLGYNVELPQLAAAEIPVAIFAVLFTIIYYNILDKRYMKKYYGEINVENK, encoded by the coding sequence ATGAATTATTTAGTGTTATTAGGTGTTTTAGTTGTAATTGTTGGTTTTGCATTAAAACTTGATTCAATTTTGATTATTGCAGTGGCAGCAATCGTTACTGCTATAACTGGAAGAATGGGAATAGTTGAATTCTTAGATGTTTTCGGAGCAACATTTGTTGGTTCAAGATACATGAATGTATTCTTGATTGTATTATTGCTTACAGGAACTTTGGAGAGAAATGGTTTAAAACATGCCGCTGCGAAGCTTATAGGAAAGTTTAAAGGCGCTACTCCAGCTCACGTACTTGGTGTATATAGTGTTTTAAGAGGTATTTTAGGAGCTTTCAATGTTGGGCTTGGTGGAGTTGCAGGATTTACAAGACCAGTACTTATGCCTATGTGCCAAGCAACAATTGAAACTAAAGGTTATAAAGCAAATGAAGAACACATGGATCATGTAAAAGGTATGGCAGCAGGTGTTGAAAATATCGTATGGTTCTTTACTCAGGTACTTTTCATAGGTGGTTCAGGTGGACTGTTAGTAAAAGGTGCTATGGAAAGTTTAGGTTATAATGTTGAACTTCCTCAGCTTGCAGCTGCTGAAATTCCAGTTGCTATTTTTGCGGTATTATTTACAATAATATATTATAATATTTTGGATAAGCGATATATGAAAAAATACTATGGTGAAATTAATGTAGAGAATAAATAG
- a CDS encoding type II toxin-antitoxin system antitoxin SocA domain-containing protein codes for MLGFCEKCHDMVEYYIREKKMTKNIKGKEIEYIGKVAICSECGSEIFVADIRDYNLKMLDNAFREKEGLISVSEMELILDKYDIGKRPLSLLLGWGEGTLTRYLDGDIPTKQYSDTLKTILNDPKDMKKLLEENKDSITDVAYKRCSEALVDIEKENFITVKSEDKIDHVVKYLLVSCSDITPLALQKLLYYAQGFFKAFTGEYLFHNNCEAWVHGPVYRSVYYKYKNYGYNPIEENECDYTDIELAKIEKEILDSVIRNFGCYSGKVLEKMTHAEMPWSITRVGLRDDESSDRIIEKDLIRKYFEAIKLKHNMLNISDISDYSTDLFNKLY; via the coding sequence ATGTTAGGATTTTGTGAAAAATGTCATGATATGGTAGAGTACTATATCAGAGAAAAGAAAATGACAAAAAACATCAAAGGTAAAGAAATTGAGTATATAGGGAAAGTAGCAATTTGTAGTGAGTGTGGAAGTGAAATATTTGTAGCTGATATTCGTGATTATAATCTTAAAATGCTAGATAATGCTTTTAGGGAAAAAGAGGGGTTGATTTCTGTTTCAGAAATGGAACTTATATTAGATAAGTATGATATTGGTAAAAGACCTTTATCCTTGCTATTAGGATGGGGTGAAGGTACTCTTACTAGATATTTGGATGGAGATATTCCTACTAAACAATATTCAGATACTTTAAAAACAATCCTTAATGACCCGAAGGATATGAAGAAGTTACTAGAGGAAAATAAAGATAGTATAACAGATGTTGCATATAAGCGTTGTAGTGAGGCATTAGTGGATATTGAAAAGGAGAATTTTATAACTGTTAAATCTGAGGATAAGATTGATCATGTTGTAAAATACCTTTTGGTAAGTTGTTCAGATATAACACCTTTGGCATTACAAAAACTATTATACTATGCCCAGGGCTTTTTCAAAGCTTTTACAGGTGAATATCTATTCCATAATAATTGTGAAGCTTGGGTACATGGGCCTGTATATAGAAGTGTGTACTATAAATATAAAAACTATGGCTACAATCCTATCGAGGAAAATGAGTGTGACTACACTGATATAGAATTGGCTAAGATAGAAAAGGAGATTTTAGACAGCGTAATTAGAAATTTCGGTTGTTATAGTGGGAAGGTGCTAGAAAAGATGACTCATGCAGAAATGCCATGGAGTATTACTAGAGTAGGTTTAAGAGATGATGAAAGTTCAGACCGAATTATTGAAAAAGATCTGATAAGAAAGTATTTCGAAGCTATTAAACTAAAGCATAACATGCTTAATATATCAGATATTAGTGATTATAGTACTGATCTTTTCAATAAGCTATATTGA
- a CDS encoding amidoligase family protein: MADRDFLKTNFGIETELTGITREKAARVVADHLRGSIQRQNDYYDSYKITALDGRAWKIMYDGSLRTQRKVNGQKVTAGRNTCKVSLFFAF, from the coding sequence ATGGCAGACAGAGATTTTTTAAAGACCAACTTTGGAATTGAGACTGAACTAACAGGAATTACAAGAGAAAAGGCAGCAAGAGTTGTAGCTGACCATTTGAGAGGAAGCATTCAAAGGCAAAACGATTATTACGATAGTTACAAAATTACTGCACTAGATGGAAGGGCTTGGAAAATCATGTATGACGGAAGCCTCAGAACCCAAAGAAAAGTAAATGGGCAAAAGGTTACAGCAGGTAGAAATACCTGCAAGGTGAGTTTATTTTTTGCATTTTAA
- a CDS encoding type II toxin-antitoxin system RelE/ParE family toxin: MYEILFSPQAERFFKKLKEKPLKNAYKTALLKLSENPYIGQPKRGDLSGVYGFDVKYKGINYEIAYTISEIDGKKIIVLLAGTRENFYEQLKRYIK; encoded by the coding sequence ATGTACGAAATATTATTCAGTCCTCAAGCTGAACGTTTTTTTAAAAAATTAAAGGAAAAGCCTTTAAAAAATGCATATAAAACAGCTTTACTAAAATTAAGTGAAAATCCTTATATCGGTCAACCAAAACGTGGTGATTTATCTGGTGTTTATGGTTTCGATGTAAAATATAAAGGTATCAATTATGAAATTGCCTATACCATAAGTGAGATTGATGGTAAAAAAATTATTGTGCTTCTTGCTGGAACTCGTGAAAACTTTTATGAACAACTAAAGCGATATATTAAATAG
- a CDS encoding DUF979 domain-containing protein — MSFFTSADVTLGEKLLEILYMICGVICLYAAFKNLKDKENPSRVGTFSFWFLFGVLMAFGRFIGNLPNGNVINGIIVLVMMLPAILKKVKPGHSNVATPEEQVADFNKIGMKIFIPALGIGVFALIFAFIPNVSSLVGMGVGVIIGIILLTIFNSKNTVKTYFDDSERFLSIIGPICLLPCLLGVLGSIFTVAGVGDAISALVGKIIPEGNLAVGIIVYAIGMMFFTMIMGNAFAAITVMTVGIGGPFVFALGADPVLCGMLALTCGYCGTLCTPMAANFNIVPVAILEMNDKWGVIKKQIVPAFALIIFQIAYMLMFGM; from the coding sequence ATGTCATTTTTTACAAGTGCAGATGTAACTTTAGGAGAAAAGTTACTTGAAATATTATATATGATTTGCGGTGTTATCTGTTTATATGCTGCATTTAAAAATTTAAAAGATAAAGAAAATCCTTCACGAGTGGGTACTTTTAGTTTCTGGTTTCTATTTGGTGTTCTTATGGCATTTGGAAGATTTATAGGGAATTTGCCAAATGGTAATGTTATTAATGGCATTATAGTTCTTGTGATGATGCTTCCTGCTATATTGAAGAAGGTTAAGCCAGGACATTCTAATGTAGCTACTCCAGAAGAACAAGTTGCTGATTTCAATAAAATAGGAATGAAAATATTCATACCAGCTCTTGGTATAGGTGTATTTGCTTTGATTTTTGCATTTATTCCTAATGTTAGTTCACTTGTTGGTATGGGTGTCGGTGTTATAATAGGTATAATTTTGCTTACTATATTTAATAGTAAAAATACAGTTAAAACTTATTTTGATGATTCAGAAAGATTTCTTTCTATAATTGGACCTATTTGTTTGCTTCCATGTTTGCTTGGAGTATTAGGTAGTATATTTACTGTTGCAGGTGTTGGTGATGCTATTTCAGCTCTAGTTGGGAAGATTATACCTGAAGGAAATTTGGCAGTAGGTATTATCGTATATGCTATAGGTATGATGTTCTTTACTATGATTATGGGTAATGCTTTTGCTGCTATTACTGTTATGACAGTTGGCATAGGTGGACCTTTTGTATTTGCATTAGGGGCTGATCCTGTTCTCTGTGGAATGCTTGCATTAACTTGTGGTTATTGTGGTACTCTATGTACTCCAATGGCAGCAAACTTTAACATCGTTCCAGTTGCTATTCTAGAAATGAATGACAAGTGGGGTGTTATCAAGAAGCAAATTGTGCCTGCATTTGCACTTATTATATTCCAGATTGCTTATATGTTAATGTTTGGAATGTAA
- a CDS encoding copper amine oxidase N-terminal domain-containing protein: protein MYSKLRKGICTCQEELVVEGYFYNVSNTPVSGVTGLSFDVYDVNRELVAHAEVVDEPTDEVKLADMKLNPGECKYWSFIIQSPNKGLDLTESTVEHEFKYDSFDKVKLEDGIKTYYNNKKINFSKTKPKVENGRTLVPIRAITEAMGAKVDWDGKTSTATITRDDVSIKLKIGDKEAYVNGEKVQLDVPAKIENGSTLVPLRFIGETFGAQIFWGQDAKIIIIAE from the coding sequence ATGTATAGCAAGCTTAGAAAGGGGATATGTACATGTCAAGAAGAATTAGTAGTTGAAGGGTATTTTTACAATGTAAGTAATACACCAGTATCTGGAGTTACGGGTTTATCCTTCGACGTATATGATGTGAATAGAGAACTTGTTGCACATGCAGAAGTTGTTGATGAACCTACAGATGAAGTTAAATTAGCTGACATGAAATTGAATCCTGGGGAATGTAAATATTGGAGTTTTATAATTCAAAGTCCTAACAAAGGTCTAGACTTAACTGAATCTACAGTAGAGCATGAATTTAAATATGATTCTTTTGATAAGGTTAAACTTGAAGATGGAATCAAGACATACTATAACAACAAGAAGATTAATTTTTCTAAAACCAAACCAAAAGTAGAAAATGGCAGAACTTTAGTGCCTATTAGAGCCATAACAGAGGCTATGGGAGCAAAAGTTGATTGGGATGGAAAGACCAGTACTGCAACAATAACTAGAGATGATGTTTCAATAAAGTTGAAAATTGGAGATAAGGAAGCATATGTGAATGGTGAAAAGGTACAACTTGATGTTCCAGCAAAAATAGAAAATGGTAGTACCCTAGTTCCTCTTAGATTCATAGGTGAAACTTTTGGAGCACAAATATTTTGGGGACAAGACGCAAAGATTATAATCATAGCAGAATAA
- a CDS encoding M14 family metallopeptidase: MRFHNNKIFKVLDSVDNEYIEKSLKISFVSGFYSTSSKFPVVSSVKGINMGNVNLEDLINVPQINTPENYTASSDSAVYLEELNDNSKKGLESLFDKGFVLSDENNDLLADSMNVRFDMKNLNDKSVLAAACNMAFRYGMSVTSFSGSLIADEDYKGSRIVFEGTGEPSIKFTDGQAKIIHVYGEGLRLEKFVSKLCRELPEMGCGYTWTNYKEDFFNSFKLRNLDGQLSYAKTFMNSPDDEITVYAEPNLDVRYDKYKDEFKNAKFINFKGNKKIYSKEYDIKWEVDELKEVVKDELVPKLKNGSRVKIIAAVSENNDVRDKLKTEITKMLSDLGFDVDIEIICAYKQGYSWISDVIVPKLKGKDVSEIKVRFKPFLPKGQTEWAEEDGATPSYSNFGSFDENKWYDLPIRFLQELYPVDEIAARELGISKDNIKFEAYEGFEDITYDLIAFDESGNMLLNEKYKVETYERPYISEMPGLGKVHPATGYLKAYCGDTEIINRQIRTDTDKVWEIFQNEILPESKKYVLDKYNGKVTSDNEPFFSKLEIKAELSEPNFRTGTREDVISSLDALHEDMYFVATDYYKNFGFNVSGAPFEAPGLILPDLRESEGKPKLIVTLYGTEAEHAGVLKNGKLFTYKAENPEMYVDEISFDEDDELNYNIKTENCDENMLKEYFALMSKGILEAAEQTSYISSMSMKEYGISCTKQTEERTEVNINRDIQIINSIDFKEGSVIGYDDYIKIINELKKVSCLKVYIAGKSYNGRLIYAVDIIPEGETGFVSEVKSLTYNPSELINCRHHANEVSSTNASFRIIKELVCNPESRKIADNLNITIIPVENVDGTALHYELMKINPNWKLHVARFDGLSKEFFREIFNKDSIHTEAYAFGRIYKRILPDLIVDNHGVPSHEWEQEYSGYTSPSYKGFWLPRSILYGYFWPPKEDEFKDNIILCNKLQDEVSHEIGLHKELKELNLEWAERFEKYAHNWMPKLFPADYYNDMIFYWIYKNHSADASYVSWRHPWINTAYFTSEVADETAQGDYLKMCTDAHFYHNMRILNVMTGVKKSYRYEYNDLGDKLVLKLTRQRPIFV; the protein is encoded by the coding sequence ATGAGATTCCATAATAATAAGATATTTAAAGTATTAGATAGTGTAGATAATGAATATATAGAAAAATCACTTAAAATATCATTTGTTTCCGGATTTTACTCAACATCTTCGAAATTTCCTGTTGTATCGTCAGTAAAAGGAATAAATATGGGAAACGTTAACTTGGAAGATTTAATAAATGTACCTCAAATTAATACACCAGAAAATTATACTGCATCATCAGATTCAGCTGTTTATCTGGAAGAGCTTAATGACAACAGTAAAAAAGGTCTTGAAAGTCTTTTTGATAAGGGGTTTGTATTAAGTGATGAGAATAACGATTTACTTGCAGACAGTATGAATGTCAGATTTGATATGAAAAATCTTAATGATAAATCGGTTCTAGCTGCAGCATGTAATATGGCGTTTAGATACGGAATGTCAGTAACATCATTTAGTGGAAGTTTGATTGCTGATGAGGATTATAAAGGTAGTAGAATAGTATTTGAAGGAACAGGAGAACCTTCGATTAAATTTACTGATGGACAAGCAAAGATTATTCATGTGTACGGAGAAGGCTTAAGGCTAGAAAAATTTGTTTCTAAATTATGTCGTGAGCTTCCTGAAATGGGATGCGGATATACATGGACAAATTACAAAGAAGATTTTTTCAATTCTTTTAAGCTGAGAAACTTGGATGGTCAGCTTAGCTATGCCAAAACTTTTATGAATTCACCTGATGATGAGATTACTGTTTATGCTGAACCTAACTTAGATGTAAGATATGATAAATATAAAGATGAGTTCAAAAATGCAAAGTTTATTAATTTCAAAGGCAATAAAAAGATATATTCGAAGGAATATGACATAAAATGGGAAGTAGATGAACTTAAGGAAGTAGTTAAAGATGAACTTGTTCCTAAGCTTAAAAATGGATCTAGAGTAAAAATAATAGCTGCAGTAAGTGAAAATAATGATGTAAGGGATAAACTTAAAACTGAAATAACAAAAATGCTTTCTGATTTGGGCTTTGATGTAGATATAGAAATAATCTGTGCGTACAAGCAAGGATATTCATGGATTTCAGACGTCATAGTTCCAAAACTAAAAGGAAAAGATGTATCAGAAATCAAGGTCAGATTTAAACCCTTCCTTCCTAAAGGTCAGACAGAATGGGCTGAAGAAGATGGTGCAACACCATCATATTCTAATTTTGGGAGTTTTGATGAAAACAAGTGGTATGATCTTCCTATAAGATTTCTTCAAGAGTTATATCCTGTTGATGAAATAGCAGCCCGTGAGCTTGGTATTTCAAAAGATAATATAAAATTTGAAGCTTATGAAGGTTTTGAAGATATAACTTACGATTTAATAGCTTTTGATGAATCAGGCAATATGCTGCTTAATGAAAAATATAAAGTTGAAACCTATGAAAGACCTTATATATCAGAAATGCCTGGGCTAGGGAAAGTTCATCCTGCCACGGGATATTTAAAAGCTTACTGTGGAGACACTGAAATAATAAATAGACAAATCAGAACAGATACAGATAAAGTATGGGAAATATTCCAAAATGAAATTCTTCCCGAAAGTAAAAAATATGTTTTGGACAAATATAATGGTAAAGTTACAAGCGATAATGAACCTTTTTTCTCAAAATTAGAAATAAAGGCTGAACTTTCTGAACCCAATTTTAGGACAGGTACTCGTGAAGACGTGATATCGTCACTTGATGCACTTCACGAAGATATGTATTTTGTTGCTACTGACTATTACAAAAATTTTGGTTTTAATGTATCTGGAGCACCTTTTGAAGCTCCAGGATTGATTTTACCTGATTTAAGAGAATCAGAAGGCAAGCCCAAGCTTATTGTTACTCTTTATGGCACAGAAGCTGAACATGCAGGTGTGTTAAAGAATGGTAAACTTTTCACATATAAAGCTGAAAATCCTGAAATGTATGTTGATGAAATCAGCTTTGATGAAGATGATGAATTGAATTACAATATTAAAACTGAAAACTGCGATGAGAATATGCTTAAGGAATATTTTGCTTTAATGAGTAAAGGAATTCTTGAAGCAGCTGAGCAGACATCATATATTTCTTCAATGAGCATGAAGGAATACGGTATTAGCTGCACTAAGCAGACTGAGGAAAGGACAGAAGTAAACATAAATAGAGACATCCAAATAATTAACAGCATTGATTTTAAAGAGGGCTCTGTTATAGGGTATGATGATTATATTAAAATAATTAATGAACTAAAAAAAGTATCGTGTTTAAAGGTCTATATTGCAGGGAAAAGTTATAATGGAAGACTGATATATGCGGTAGATATAATCCCTGAAGGTGAAACGGGTTTTGTATCAGAAGTTAAGTCTTTGACATATAATCCTTCTGAACTTATAAACTGTAGACATCATGCAAATGAGGTATCTTCAACAAATGCTTCATTTAGAATTATAAAAGAACTTGTATGTAATCCTGAAAGCAGGAAGATAGCAGATAATCTAAATATTACAATTATACCGGTAGAAAATGTAGATGGTACTGCACTTCATTATGAGCTTATGAAAATCAATCCTAATTGGAAGCTACATGTAGCACGTTTTGATGGATTGAGTAAGGAATTTTTCCGTGAAATATTTAACAAGGATTCTATTCATACTGAAGCATATGCTTTTGGTAGAATTTACAAACGAATTCTTCCTGATTTGATTGTAGATAACCACGGTGTACCTTCGCATGAGTGGGAGCAAGAGTATTCAGGATATACATCTCCTTCATATAAAGGATTTTGGCTGCCTAGATCTATTCTGTACGGATATTTCTGGCCCCCTAAAGAAGATGAATTTAAAGATAATATTATTCTTTGTAATAAACTACAGGATGAAGTTTCTCATGAAATTGGATTACACAAAGAACTTAAAGAGCTTAATCTTGAATGGGCTGAAAGATTTGAGAAATATGCACATAACTGGATGCCTAAGCTTTTCCCAGCAGATTATTACAATGATATGATTTTCTACTGGATTTACAAGAATCATAGTGCTGATGCTAGTTATGTTTCATGGAGACATCCGTGGATAAATACAGCTTATTTTACGAGTGAAGTAGCTGATGAAACAGCACAGGGAGATTATCTAAAGATGTGTACAGATGCACACTTTTATCACAATATGAGAATTCTAAATGTTATGACAGGTGTTAAAAAATCATATAGATATGAATATAATGATTTGGGTGATAAACTGGTACTTAAATTAACAAGACAAAGACCAATATTTGTCTAG
- a CDS encoding type II toxin-antitoxin system RelE/ParE family toxin encodes MYKILRTDKAEDQLRDVIFYIADDSENIDTALRYLEEIETAINHLQEFPNSGSIPRYSILKKQGYRVVIVEKHLVFYKVNEEDKTVIIYAIVDGRREYKNLI; translated from the coding sequence GTGTATAAGATTCTAAGAACAGATAAGGCTGAAGACCAACTGAGAGATGTAATATTCTATATAGCAGATGATTCAGAAAATATTGATACTGCTCTTAGGTATTTGGAGGAAATAGAAACAGCTATTAATCATCTACAAGAGTTTCCCAACTCAGGAAGTATACCTAGATATTCTATCTTAAAAAAGCAAGGATACAGAGTAGTAATTGTAGAAAAACATCTTGTATTTTATAAAGTAAATGAAGAAGATAAAACAGTTATTATCTATGCAATAGTTGATGGAAGAAGAGAATATAAAAATTTAATATAG
- a CDS encoding DNA methyltransferase translates to MKTTEELKLIGIDELIPYANNARTHSKDQINKLRSSLREFGFINPILIDKDYNILAGHGRVMAAREEGIKEVPFANVCIWAKQSRPTKSELHPTMKPVPLVAYPIQNSSMSNCIVLEPFAGSGSTLIACEQTGRICYAIELDEKYSDVIVKRYIEYVGSDEEVFLIRDGEKIPYKDTI, encoded by the coding sequence TTGAAAACAACAGAAGAATTAAAACTAATTGGCATAGATGAACTAATACCTTATGCAAATAATGCTAGAACCCATAGCAAAGACCAAATTAATAAATTGAGAAGTAGCCTTAGAGAATTTGGATTTATAAATCCCATATTAATCGATAAAGATTATAACATACTAGCTGGTCATGGCAGAGTAATGGCAGCAAGGGAAGAAGGAATAAAAGAAGTTCCATTTGCTAATGTTTGCATTTGGGCCAAGCAATCACGGCCCACAAAATCAGAACTTCATCCAACTATGAAACCAGTACCTTTAGTAGCCTATCCAATTCAAAATAGTAGCATGAGTAACTGTATTGTATTAGAGCCTTTTGCTGGCAGTGGTTCTACTTTAATTGCCTGTGAGCAGACAGGAAGAATTTGTTATGCTATAGAGTTGGATGAAAAATATTCAGATGTTATTGTGAAAAGATATATCGAATATGTTGGCTCTGATGAGGAAGTTTTCCTTATAAGAGATGGAGAAAAGATACCATATAAAGATACGATATAA
- a CDS encoding HNH endonuclease translates to MKRKWIENTIAVDHIEPHKGNEDLFYDINNLQSLCKSCHE, encoded by the coding sequence ATCAAAAGGAAATGGATAGAGAATACAATAGCAGTAGACCATATAGAACCTCATAAAGGTAACGAAGACTTATTCTATGACATTAACAATCTTCAATCCCTGTGCAAGTCTTGCCATGAATAG
- a CDS encoding AbrB/MazE/SpoVT family DNA-binding domain-containing protein, with translation MNLAYTIKEVTNMPTIVMERDIMDRKIISVSKKRQITIPLQFYKHLELGSEVECSLEDGKIVIQPLHREPSEFSVEILKDLVSQGYSGDKLVKQFETQSKNIKKAVNNMLEEADAIAAGEKKAANFDDIFGSED, from the coding sequence ATGAATTTAGCATATACTATAAAAGAGGTTACAAATATGCCTACAATTGTTATGGAGCGTGATATTATGGATCGTAAAATAATCAGCGTTTCAAAGAAGCGTCAAATTACGATACCTTTACAATTCTATAAACATCTTGAACTTGGAAGCGAAGTTGAATGCTCACTTGAAGATGGTAAAATTGTTATTCAACCTCTTCATAGAGAACCTAGTGAGTTTTCCGTTGAAATACTAAAAGACCTAGTTTCTCAAGGATATTCGGGTGATAAACTAGTAAAGCAGTTTGAAACACAAAGCAAAAATATTAAAAAAGCTGTTAACAATATGCTTGAAGAAGCAGATGCCATTGCAGCTGGTGAAAAGAAAGCAGCAAACTTTGATGACATCTTTGGTTCAGAGGACTGA
- a CDS encoding type II toxin-antitoxin system Phd/YefM family antitoxin, with amino-acid sequence MELNIRPSADLRNKYNEISKQCRETREAVIITVNGRGDTAILGLQDYKQMKAEIELLRTLAEAEDDVQSGKVGSMQESFDDLRESLVKRKNESV; translated from the coding sequence ATGGAATTAAATATTAGACCATCAGCAGATTTGAGAAATAAATATAATGAAATTTCTAAGCAGTGTAGGGAAACTAGAGAAGCGGTTATTATTACTGTAAATGGTCGAGGTGATACAGCCATTCTTGGATTGCAGGATTATAAGCAAATGAAAGCTGAGATAGAATTACTCAGAACTCTTGCGGAAGCAGAAGATGATGTACAAAGTGGAAAAGTTGGTTCAATGCAAGAATCTTTTGATGATCTTCGTGAATCTCTAGTGAAGAGGAAGAATGAAAGTGTATAA
- a CDS encoding TetR/AcrR family transcriptional regulator translates to MSINTKMTKVRKRLLDTALELFLDQGYENTTVNEIIKKSKTSKGSFYHHFRGKEELLFCVAYKFDEVYNDWLKTEDSTISALQRLKDFNLFVCNNLENSPYKVFYSDLYGMQVRTQFERHILNPDRLYYKLVDRLFKEAIENGEISTNNSYTELEKTYTTIQRGLTYDWCLNKWSYSITNKSEQIINAYLDSLK, encoded by the coding sequence ATGTCAATAAATACAAAAATGACAAAAGTTCGTAAAAGACTCCTTGATACAGCATTGGAACTTTTTTTAGATCAAGGATATGAAAACACAACCGTTAACGAAATAATCAAAAAATCAAAAACCTCTAAAGGCTCTTTCTATCATCACTTCAGAGGTAAAGAAGAATTGTTGTTTTGTGTAGCATATAAATTCGATGAAGTCTATAATGACTGGCTTAAGACTGAAGATAGTACAATTAGTGCATTACAAAGATTAAAGGATTTTAACCTATTTGTCTGTAATAACCTTGAGAATTCTCCATATAAAGTGTTTTACTCCGATTTATATGGTATGCAAGTAAGAACTCAATTTGAAAGACATATCTTAAATCCTGATAGATTATATTATAAACTCGTTGATCGTTTATTCAAAGAAGCTATTGAGAATGGAGAAATTTCTACCAATAATTCATACACTGAATTAGAAAAAACATATACAACGATTCAAAGAGGACTTACTTATGACTGGTGCTTAAACAAGTGGAGCTATTCGATAACTAACAAATCAGAGCAAATAATCAATGCTTATCTCGATTCTCTAAAATAA